The sequence below is a genomic window from Sorangiineae bacterium MSr12523.
GCAGCGGAGCGCCAAGGGCCCCCGCAGCCCAGGCCCCCGCTCGGCCAAGCAGCGCTCCACGGAGGAAACCCAAATAGAGAAAGAGCTCGCTCACGAATCCGTTGAGCGGGGGCAGGCCGCAGATGGCAATCGCCCCAACGAGAAACGCCATCGCCGTGTATGGCATCTTCCGACCAAGGCCACCCAGGCGATCGATTTCGCGTGTATGGGTGGCGTGAAGCACCGAGCCGGCACTGAAAAAGAGCAGCGCCTTGAAGAGGCCGTGATTCCACACGTGGAGCAGTGCCCCCGAAAGCCCGAGGAACGCGAGGGTCGGTTCGCCGAGCGATCGGCCGATGAGGGCGAGCCCGAGCCCCACGGCGATGATGCCGATGTTCTCGACGCTGTGATAGGCGAGCAGTCGCTTGAGATCGTGCTGCGCGAGCGCGAACGCCACACCGAGCACGCCGGAGACGGCGCCGATGCCAAACAGCACGACCCCCCACCAGAGCGGTGGATGTTCGAAGAACGAGCTCACGCGAACGAGCCCGTAAATCCCGGTCTTGATGAGCACTCCGGACATGATCGCCGAGACGTGACTCGGTGCGTTCGCGTGCGCACCCGGTAGCCAGACGTGCACCGGCATGAGACCCGCTTTCAGCCCAAATCCGGAGAGCGCGAGCAGGAAGATGGCGGTGCCGAGCGACGGCGCGATGTTCGGTCCAGGGGCGGCGAATTCCCACGAGCGGCGCGCATGATGGAGGGCTGCGAACATGCCGAACAGGCAAAGTGTGCCGATGCGCGTCGCGGCAATGTAAATGAAACCGGATTTGCGAACCGCCTCGTCCTCGTGCTCGGTCGTAATGAGAAGGAACGCGGCCAATGCCATGACTTCCCAACCCATGAGAAAAAGAAGAGCGTTGCGCGCGACGACGAGGAGCGCCATCGCGCCCGTGAGCACCCCGAAGAAGAGGCGGAGCTTGCGACCGTTGGTGGGATGCTCGGCTTGGGGCCAATATCCAAGTCCGTAAATGGCCCCAAGCGGTGCAATGAGGAAGATCTGCGCGAGGAACATGGCGGCAATGCCATCGACGTAAATCGCGAGCTCTCCGCCGGGTACGTTCCAAGCCAGGGATGCCGTCTCTGCGCGCCCGAGTACGGCCACGCGAAAGGCCACCGCGAGGCCACAGAGCGAGCCCGCTACCATGAGCCCCGCGGCGATTCGCTCGCCGAGATGGGAGCGCCGCGAAAGCGCGATTCCGGGCAAACCACTGACTCCCGTCAGAGCGATGGCCCAGAGCGAGAGTGTGCCGGTCATCGCCCGCTCCACGTGAGCAGCGAGATCCACGCGAGGGCCAGCAAGGTGGCGATGAGGATGTAGACCAAATAGACGTGCAGGTGCCCTTGCTGCAACCAGCGAAGTCGAGCGAATCGGTCGCCCCAGCGTGCGAGAAACGGCTCGTAGACGCCGCGCGTGAGCGGATCGTCGCATTGCGAAGCGAGCTTGCCCGACTCCGGGAACAAGGCCGCGTGCGTCTCGACGGAGACGCGCGCGCGGAGCATCTTTGGCAGAAGGTGCTCGCCCATCAGCTCCGCGAAGGAGCGCGACGTGTATTGCATCCGCGACGAAGGCGCCGCATACCCGCATCCCCAGGTGGCGTCCGCCCCGATGGATCGCCGACGCGTGACCCACCACCCGAGCGCCGCCCCCACCAGCAACGCGAGCCAGAGTGCGCCGTTCGCCAGACCGAGGCCGGCGAGCGGGGTCTCGCCCAGCATGGATGGCCCGCCCAACAGCTGCCCCACGACGGACGCACCTGCCTGCACGACGATGCGAGGTCCGAGCCCGACCCCGATGCACGTCAGCGCCAGAAGGAGGAGGGGCACCGTCATGCTTGCAGCGGACTCGTGCGCGTCCTGCGCGTGCGCACTCCGCGGTTGTCCGAGCAAGGCGATACCGATCAGCCGGACGAAACAAATCATGGCGAGCCCCCCTACGAGCGCGACGAGTCCCACGGAGAGCAGCCCCGCCACCCCGCTCGCGCCGCGGCTCGTGACGGCGCCCTCGATGAGACCGAGATACAAAAGCCATTCGCTTACGAATCCGTTCAACGGCGGTAGCCCCGCCATGGCCATCGCCCCCACGACCATGGCGATGCTCGTTTTGGGCATGCGCTTCATCAAGCCACCGAGCTGCTCGAGATCCTTCGTGTGGCAGCCGTGCAAGATGCTGCCAGCGCCGAGGAACATGAGCCCCTTCATCAACGTGTGATTCCACACGTGCAAGAGCGCGCTGCTCACGCCGAGCACCGCGACGTGCGGCCTGCCCGACGTCAATCCCCAGAGCCCCGTGCCCATCCCCAAGGTGATGAGCCCCATGTTCTCGACGCTGGAATAGGCGAGCACACGTTTCAAATCGCGCTGGTAAAAGGCGAGCGAGATGCCAAGCAGTGCGCCCAGAAATCCGATGATCATGAGCACGGGTCCCCACCATGCGGAGGGAGGGCCCAGCACCAGGACCATCCGCAAGAGCCCGTAGAATCCCATTTTGATCATCACCCCGGACATCAATGCGGACACATGCGATGGGGCGGCCGCGTGCGCCTCCGGGAGCCAGACGTGAAAGGGCACGAAGCCGGCCTTCACGCCGAAGCCAACGACCGCAAGGCCAAAGAGCAACGCGGACGCGGTTGGGTGTGTGCCGGGCACCAAGTCGAAGCCCTGGACGCTTTTCCCGAGAAGGAGGAACAGCGCGACCAAGCACGCCGTGCCGATGTGCGTGGCGATCAAATAGACCCAGCCCGCACGGCGCACCTCCGACTCGTGGTGCTCGAGCGTGACGAGCACGTACGCGGAGAGCGACATCGCCTCCCACGCAAAAAGGAACAGCAAGGCGTGCCTCGCGACGACCACGAGGACCATGCTCGCCACCAGCAGGTTGAACGCGGGCCACGCAAAGCGCGCACCTCCGATGCTTCGCCCCCTCCCATTCCGAAGATATTCGCGACCATAGATGGCCGTAACGACGGAGAGGCCGAAGATGGGAACGAGGAAGAACGCAGAGAGGGGGTCGACCCCGATGTGGAATCGGCCGTATGGGACGCTCCAGGCCATCGTCAGGGTGCTCGTCTCGCCGTGAAGGAGGACTTTCCACGCATGAACCTCCCCCACGATCCCGCCGGCGAGAATGCCGAGAACGGCGCACGCCGACGAGGCGCCCGCTCGGTGTGACGCGAGCAGCGCCGCCGCACCACCACCGAGGATGAACGCCAGCGCGATGACGAGCAGGTTCACGTTTCCGAGCTTCCTTCGGGAGGTGAAGGGTGGAGGGAAAGCGCGCCTTCGATGCGGCGCGCTTCCTCGAAGATCTGCTCCCGCGGCGCGCGGTTCAGCACGGATTCCTTGAACTTCGAATCGTGGAGCGCCGCCGAAAGACGCGAGAGCAGATAGAGGTGCGAGCGAATCGTTCCGCTCACGAGAGAAAACACCGTGTGCACGGGGCGGCTGTCGACGGACTTGAAGTCGACCGGATGCTCGAGGAAGGCGAGCGTGATCGATGGGCGTGAGACATGAAGCACGACCGGATTGCGCACGTGGGGAATGGCGATGCCATCGCCGACGCCCGTCGAACCGAGCGCTTCGCGCGCAAGAAGAAAGTCGTAGACGAGATCGCGATCTTCTTCGTCGATGGGCATCACGTCGACGACGGCGCGCAGCAGCGACTCGCGGTCGGACGCGACGAGGCCGTAGTGAACTCCCCCCGCCTCGAGCGCTTCCGACAGGCGTGGCATCGACGTGCCGTTTGCGGGCGTGCGGTAAAGCTCCTCTGACGACACCCTGATCCCGCGCGACGTCGCCCATTCGAGCAGCTCGGCGCGGTGAAACCGATAGTGGTCGTTCACCCGATGAACCGGGATGCTCTTCTCGCGGATCCATCGGTAAATGGCGCGCTCCGACACGTTGAGCATCCGTGCCGCATCGTGCACGGTGAGGTTCATTTCAGCTCCTTTTTCGGGCAGTTCGCGACAGGTTGTCGCATCATTTGGGCTAAATGGCGGCACGCAGTCGCTCGATGAGCGCTTGATGCTCGCGCTCGAGTCGTTCCGGCCAGCGTGGTCCGAATTGATGGAAGAAGGGCTCGTTTCGGTAAGCCTCGTCGAGCCACGCGCGCGCATCGACGCTCATCAGCTCGTCGAATCGATCGGGATGGATGTCGAGCCCCTCGAGGTTTAGCTCGGAGCGCGTCGGCATCCATCCGAGGGGCGTTTGGATGGCGCCGCCGCGACCTTCGGTGCGTTCGAGGATCCATTCGAGGACTCGGATGTTGTCTCCGAAACCGGGCCAGAGGAGTTTGCCGTCGGCATCGGTACGGAACCAGTTGACGTGAAAGATACGCGGCGGACGCGAAAGCCGCCCGCCGATACGCAACCAATGGCGAAGGTACTCGCCCAGGTTGATGCCGCAAAACGGCAGCATGGCCATCGGATCGTTGGAGAGGATTCCACCCGAGCCATCGGCCGCGACCTTCGTTTCCGAGACGAGGCTCGCGCCCGTATAGACGCCGTGTGCCCAGTCGTGTGTCTCGAAGACCAGCGGAGCGACCTTCGTACGCCGTCCGCCGAAGAGGATCGCGGAGATGGGCACGCCATTGGGGGCGTCGAAGCTCTCTCCGACCGTCGGGCATTGGCGAGCGGACACCGTGAACCTCGCGTTCGGATGTGCGGCGGGTTGCCCCGAGTCTTGCGTCCAGGCTCGGCCGCGCCAGTCCGTGAGCATCTCTCCGTCCGCGAGCGGCTCGAGGCCTTCCCACCAGGGCGAGCCATCGGCGCGCACGGCCG
It includes:
- a CDS encoding oxidoreductase; the protein is MTGTLSLWAIALTGVSGLPGIALSRRSHLGERIAAGLMVAGSLCGLAVAFRVAVLGRAETASLAWNVPGGELAIYVDGIAAMFLAQIFLIAPLGAIYGLGYWPQAEHPTNGRKLRLFFGVLTGAMALLVVARNALLFLMGWEVMALAAFLLITTEHEDEAVRKSGFIYIAATRIGTLCLFGMFAALHHARRSWEFAAPGPNIAPSLGTAIFLLALSGFGLKAGLMPVHVWLPGAHANAPSHVSAIMSGVLIKTGIYGLVRVSSFFEHPPLWWGVVLFGIGAVSGVLGVAFALAQHDLKRLLAYHSVENIGIIAVGLGLALIGRSLGEPTLAFLGLSGALLHVWNHGLFKALLFFSAGSVLHATHTREIDRLGGLGRKMPYTAMAFLVGAIAICGLPPLNGFVSELFLYLGFLRGALLGRAGAWAAGALGAPLLALIGALAVACFVKVFGSVFLGMARSDHVRDAKEAPLSMLAPMLVLAACCAFIGLLPAAVAPVLDHAMAAWAPDIASDLRPLRGLAPLGWLSVAGAALVALIAAGAALFAWVTRPSRVDGKVTWDCGYAAPSGRMQYTASSFAEFLVELFSWALRPRVHPAGHAAIFPAATRFHSEVADVVLDRAVLPASRHVGRLLVWFRWVQHGNAQLYILYVLVTLILAVLLWR
- a CDS encoding oxidoreductase, which produces MNLLVIALAFILGGGAAALLASHRAGASSACAVLGILAGGIVGEVHAWKVLLHGETSTLTMAWSVPYGRFHIGVDPLSAFFLVPIFGLSVVTAIYGREYLRNGRGRSIGGARFAWPAFNLLVASMVLVVVARHALLFLFAWEAMSLSAYVLVTLEHHESEVRRAGWVYLIATHIGTACLVALFLLLGKSVQGFDLVPGTHPTASALLFGLAVVGFGVKAGFVPFHVWLPEAHAAAPSHVSALMSGVMIKMGFYGLLRMVLVLGPPSAWWGPVLMIIGFLGALLGISLAFYQRDLKRVLAYSSVENMGLITLGMGTGLWGLTSGRPHVAVLGVSSALLHVWNHTLMKGLMFLGAGSILHGCHTKDLEQLGGLMKRMPKTSIAMVVGAMAMAGLPPLNGFVSEWLLYLGLIEGAVTSRGASGVAGLLSVGLVALVGGLAMICFVRLIGIALLGQPRSAHAQDAHESAASMTVPLLLLALTCIGVGLGPRIVVQAGASVVGQLLGGPSMLGETPLAGLGLANGALWLALLVGAALGWWVTRRRSIGADATWGCGYAAPSSRMQYTSRSFAELMGEHLLPKMLRARVSVETHAALFPESGKLASQCDDPLTRGVYEPFLARWGDRFARLRWLQQGHLHVYLVYILIATLLALAWISLLTWSGR
- a CDS encoding PTS sugar transporter subunit IIA, encoding MNLTVHDAARMLNVSERAIYRWIREKSIPVHRVNDHYRFHRAELLEWATSRGIRVSSEELYRTPANGTSMPRLSEALEAGGVHYGLVASDRESLLRAVVDVMPIDEEDRDLVYDFLLAREALGSTGVGDGIAIPHVRNPVVLHVSRPSITLAFLEHPVDFKSVDSRPVHTVFSLVSGTIRSHLYLLSRLSAALHDSKFKESVLNRAPREQIFEEARRIEGALSLHPSPPEGSSET